The genomic stretch TGTCGGTAGCATCAAAAGTGAATTTTTGATTGACAGTATTTGCATAGAATCCTGTAGAAGCTACTTTCCCGGTTTCTTCCAGTTCATGAGTTTTGGAGTTCTCTTCGTATGGATTCAGTTGCCATCCCTCGGCCTGCTGACGGCGGTAAGAGGTGTAGGAGCCGAACTTGCCGGTATTGACATCTGCGTTTACGGACTGGGTAAAACGTCCTTTACTGGCATAACGGGTATCGCTGGAAACATTGATAGCATTTTTTGCATCATCAGTAATAATGTTGATTACTCCTCCGATAGCATTTGTTCCGTAAAGAGCGGAAGAGGCACCGTTCAATATTTCAATACGTTTGATTTTGGCAACATTGATTCGGGCGTAAGTATCATCTCCATACAGGCGTTTGCCATTTTCCAGAAAAATGAAATAATCATCAGGCAATCCATTAAGACTCAATGTTGTACCCATACCGTTGGTCATACTTGAGAAAGATGGGGTCAACTTTTGTAAGGCCTCGTCCAGCGATGTTACACTGGCATTACTTAAATCCTTTGCGGTGATAACGGAAACAGGCACGGGACTATCCGTCATGCGGTGGTGTGTTCCTGTTCCGGTTACTACTACCTGGCCTATATTGGTAAAACTGTCTTGTAGCTTGATAAGAAGATTTTTTTCACCCCCTTTTGTGGTGACAGATTTGGGTGTGTAACTGACATGCGTGATTCTTAATACATGTTTTCCATCAGGAAGATTGTTGATATTAAACTCGCCTTTACCATTTGTGGTGCATCCTGAAAGGCTTTGGTCAATACGAATATTAGCCCCCACTACAGGTTCGTTGGTATCGGCACTCACAATCTTTCCACTGATACTGACTTGTGCCAGTACGTCAATAGCCAGACAGCTTAAAGTAATTGCTGTCAATAATAATTTTACTTTCATCGAAAGAATTTAAGAATTAATAATTGGCTTTCCTGACCCCGGGAGAGCGTGATTATCTATGTTTTGATTTGGCAGGTTTCCTGGCTTCACCCTGAAAAGCGCCTTCCCATTTCTTCATTTTCGAAACAGTGGCATAGCGAGAGTTGCTTTTCATCAAATGGGTTTCACAGTAGCGGGCACTGCTTCGGATTCCACAACCGAATTCCCTTTTATACAGATAGAGAAAAAATATCTGTATCACCAAACCGGGCGCAAAGGTAGACAATTATTTTATATATGTTTTAAGATTAGTGAAAAAATGACTGCTTAAAACGGAGAGAATATTGAAAAGAGGAGGGGATTTTGAACCGTAGAAGTGAATTTGATTCACTCCTACGGCAATATGAATTTGCAATAATTCGGATAGTGATTTCAGGCAAGCGCCAATATTAATATTTGTGCTGTAAGCACACGTAAAAACATGGTGAGCGGATAAACTGTGGCATAACCTACTGCCGGAGCGTCACAAGAGGTCAAATCATTGGAGTAGGCTAATGCGGGCGGATTGGTGGTGGCTCCGGACAATACTCCGATCAAGGTGTAATAGTTCAGTTTATAAACATATCGTCCTATTATTCCTACAATCAGTAAAGGCAGCAGCGTAATAATGGCGCCGTATGCTATCCATACATATCCGCCTTCGTTAATAATTGTTTCGATGAATCCTTTACCGGCTCCTAATCCTACGCAAGCAAGGAAAAGTGAGATACCGATTTCACGTACCATCAAATTGGCACTTATGGTGGTATAGGTTATCAATTTATAATGTGGTCCGAAACGGCTTATCAGGATGGACACAATAAGGGGGCCTCCTGCCAGTCCCAGTTTTACCGGTTGAGGGATACCGGGGAATAAAAAAGGAGTGCTTCCTAAAATACACCCTAATGCGATGCCTAAGAAAATAGGAATCAGGTTGGGATGATTCAAACGTTTCATGGAATTACCTAGAATCTTTTCGGCATGGGCTACAGCCAGTTCGCTACCCACAATCTTTACCCGGTCACCCATTTGCAATTGCAGGTTGGGAGTGGCCACAAGGTCTACACCCGAACGGTTTACACGGGTAATGCTTGCTCCGAAGTTATTCCTGATTTTTAGTTGAGCCAATGTCTTGCCATTCAATTCAGGCTTGGTGATCAGAATTTTTCTGGAAATAAGTTGTTTGTTCTGGAAATCCCATTCCACATTCACTTGTTTTCCAAAAAATACAGTGATAGCTTCTACATCTATCGGATTGGCGATAACAAGGATTTCATCGTGCATGTGAAATACTGTAGTGGAGTTCACTAGTTCTGTTTGTTTGTCTCCGTCACAATGCCGTATGCGTGAAATCACAAAATCACGATTCACCAATGGCTTGATTTCTTTTATTGTTTTACCTTCTACGGCTTCATTGCGTATTTCTAGTGAGATAGGGCGTACGGTCAGTTCTTGTAGATGTCCCAATCCCCGTTCCGCATCGGCTTCTTCGGTTTTTGTGTTGATGCGCAGGATATATTTCAATGCCAGCAGGGAGAGAATACATCCTACTACACCCAGTGGATAGGCTACGGCATATCCCAGTGCTATTTCGGGAGCGTCTATACCATTCAGATCACTGTTTGCTTGCTGTGCGGCACCTAGTCCCGGGGTATTTGTTACAGCACCCGAAAGAATTCCTACCATTGTGGTAATGGGGACACCTGTTATGAAATGGAGTATAATGGTGATGGTCACACCTAAAAATACAACCATCATGGCAAGCAGGTTTAGTGTGAATCCTCCTTTTTTGAATGCTGAGAAGAAACCGGGACCCACTTGTAGTCCGACTGAGTAGACAAATAATATCAGACCGAACTCTTTTAAGAAATGCAACAGATGTTCGTCCAGGTTCAGATTGAAATGACCGAATACAATTCCTACAAAAAGTATCCAGGTTACTCCCAATGAGATACCTGCCACTTTTATTTTTCCTAACATGATACCGAAAGCAATGACCAGTGAAAGAATAAGTACGGAATGTGCTACTCCGCCGCCCCATAAATTAGGGTACCCTTCAAAGAGATTTCTAAAAAGTTCCATAATTCATTATCTAGTTTAATTATTTATAGTATCAATTTTATAATTCAAAAAGTTGTCTTTCAAAATATTAGAGTAGGTTTTATGGGATAGGATGCTTCGTTTTATAGCTGTCATCCCGGCAAAATGACTGCAAAGGTAGCTTATTTAATTGATAAACCATAAAACTTTAATTGCTTTCTAAGGATATTTACTTGATATGTCGGAATTATGAATTAATCTGTTATTCTAATTTCGATAATTTGCAATTTGCACTATCTTTGTATCCGTTTTTAAAAGAAATACTAAAGAATGAAGCCACAATTACTCATAGGGGCCGCTACATCGGGAAGCGGAAAAACGACTTTTACGATGGGGTTGCTGCGGGCATTGCACAAACGAGGCCTGCGAGTACAGCCTTTTAAATGTGGTCCTGATTATATTGATACACAATTTCATACGCTGGCTGCTGACCATGAGTCGGTGAATTTGGATATTTGGATGGCATCAAATACCCATGTACAACATCTGTATAATAAATATGGAGATGGAGCCGATGTATGTGTAACCGAAGGAGTGATGGGATTGTTCGACGGTTATCAAAGAATGCAGGGAAGTAGTGCTGAAATAGCCAGATTGTTGAATATCCCTGTAGTGCTTATAGTAAGTGCGCGTTCTACAGCTTATTCTGTGGCTCCGTTAATTTATGGTTTCAAGCATTTTAATCCGGCTGTGAAGATTGCAGGTATTGTTTTCAATCAAGTATCATCTCCTTCTCATTTCGCTTATTTACGTGAGGCTTGTGTTGATGCAGGAGTAGAGTGTTTGGGATATCTGCCTATGACAGAAGGGTTGAAAATTCCATCCCGGCATTTGGGTTTGACATTGACAGCCAAACGTTCCATGAACACCTTAATAGAACAGGCTGCGGAATTGGTTGAGAAATATGTGGATTTGGATAAGCTGCTGAGTATTTGTCATCGTAATTTCCCGTGTCGGTATACATTGCCTTATAGTTCTGAGATAGGGGTGGAAAGTTTTGCTCCTTCTGCTAAAAAGATGAAGATAGCCATAGCGCGGGATCCGGCTTTCAACTTTATCTATAGAGAAAACATAGACCGCTTGTCTGCGCTAGGAAGCATTACTTATTTCAGTCCTGTATATGGTAGTGATTTGCCGGATGCTGATTTGGTTTATTTACCCGGAGGATATCCGGAATTGTTTGCCCGTCAACTGCATCGGCGCAAAAAGTTAATGGAAGCATTAAGAACCTATGCAGAGGAGGGGGGGAAGATTTTGGCCGAGTGTGGAGGTATGATGTTTCTCACCCGTTCCCTGACAGTCCGCCAAGGAGGGACTGCATATGCCATGACGGGTATTTTGCCTTTGGATTGTACCATGGTGGGTGCCAGACTTCATCTAGGATATCGCCGTATAGAATATAAAGGGATGGAGCTTCGCGGGCACGAATTTCATTATTCCAATGTCGTTGCTCCTGATGCTATGCCTTCTGTAGCAAAACAATTTACGGCAAGAGGAATGGAAGTGAGTACCCCGCTTTATAGATATAAAAATGTGATAGCCGGGTATACCCATTTATATTGGGGAGAAACGGATATATTAAAATTATGGGAAGTATGAGGCGCATTTATACACGTACCGGGGATAAGGGCATGACAGGGATTCATGGTGGAGAACGGATACCTAAGGATGATATCCGTATCGAGGCTAATGGATGTATCGATGAATTGAATGCTGTTATAGGAATAATACGTTCACTTTTACCGCAGGAGCACGAATGGCAATCCTTGCTTTTTACGATTCAGAAAAATATAATGGTAGTGATGAGCCATGTGGCCACACCATCGGCCCTTCGTGATGGGAATCCCAATATTTTGCCTGATAATTTATGCTCTTTTTGTGAGGAGGCAATGGACAAGTTGATGGAACAAATGGAGGATAATGGTTATTTTATTCTTCCCGGAGGAACACCTGTATCGGCACAGTTGCAATTTGCAAGGACTGTGGCACGTCGGGCAGAACGGAGATTATGGACTTTGCATAAACACGATCCGTTACCGGAAATCATACTTCGGTTTATCAACCGGCTGTCCGATTTATTTTTTGTTATGGCCCGTTATGAGATGCAACAGCAGAACTGGACGGAAGAAAAGTGGCAGTCCTTTGCCTATAAAAGAAAAAAGAAAGAGTGATGAAAAAGAAATTACACCCCATTATGTTGGCGGGAACAGGTAGTGACGTTGGTAAAAGTGTTATTGCCGCCGCATTATGCCGCATTTTTAAACAGGATGGTTATCAACCGGCACCTTTCAAGGCACAAAATATGGCATTGAATTCGTATGCCACTCCGGAAGGATTGGAAATAGGCCGTGCACAGGCTGTACAGGCTGAAGCTGCCGGAGTTCCTTGTCACACGGACATGAATCCTCTGTTATTGAAACCCAGCTCCGATCATACTTCGCAAGTGGTGTTAAACGGTCGTCCCATCGGTAATCGTAACGCTTTTGAGTATTTTCGCAAGGAGGGGCGTGAAGAACTGAGGCAAGAGGTAAACGCAGCCTTTGACCGTCTTGCCGCACGTTATAACCCTATTGTAATGGAGGGAGCAGGGAGCATTTCCGAAATAAATCTGCGGGATACTGATTTGGTGAATATGCCGATGGCCTGTTATGCGGATGCGGATGTGATTTTGGTAGCTGATATTGACCGGGGAGGAGTATTTGCCAGTGTCTATGGTTCGGTCATGTTACAAACTACTGAGGACAAGAAACGTATAAAAGGAATAATCATTAATAAATTCAGAGGGGATATCCGTTTGTTTGAGCCTGGTGTGAAGATGATGGAAGATTTATGTGGTATTCCTGTCTTGGGAGTAATACCTTATTATAGAAATATACATATTGAGGAAGAGGATTCCGTAGTCTTGGACTATAAACGGATGCAAGCAGTGGAAGGCAAAATAAACATAGCAGTTGTTCTGTTGCGTCATCTCTCAAACTTTACAGATTTCAACAGATTGGAACGGGATGAACGAGTGCACCTTTATTATACTAATAATACGGAAGATCTGGCCAAAGCTGATATTATTCTGCTTCCTGGCAGCAAAAGCACTTTGGATGACTTGTATGAGTTGAGACGGAACGGGGTGGCGCAAGCTGTCCTGCGTGCGCATAGGGAAGGGGTTACTGTAATGGGAATTTGTGGGGGATATCAATTGATGGGACTTGAGATTCACGATCCGGAAGGAGTGGAGGGAGAGATCCGCCAATTGCCGGGACTGGGACTGCTTCCCGTCATTACTACGATGCAAGGGGAGAAGGTGACACGGCAGGTGAATTTTCATTTTCTTGAGAATGCGGAAACTTGCCAAGGATATGAAATACACATGGGAGAAACCCGCCCGGTTCCGGGGGTGTCTGTAGTTCCTTTGAATAAACTGGAAGACGGTGGAGAGGACGGTTGTTTTGTAAACCAAAAATGTATGGGAAGTTATATTCATGGAATATTGGATAATCAGGCATTTATAGATTATTTACTGGAACCATACGCAGAAAAACTGGAGT from Phocaeicola dorei encodes the following:
- a CDS encoding putative transporter; this translates as MELFRNLFEGYPNLWGGGVAHSVLILSLVIAFGIMLGKIKVAGISLGVTWILFVGIVFGHFNLNLDEHLLHFLKEFGLILFVYSVGLQVGPGFFSAFKKGGFTLNLLAMMVVFLGVTITIILHFITGVPITTMVGILSGAVTNTPGLGAAQQANSDLNGIDAPEIALGYAVAYPLGVVGCILSLLALKYILRINTKTEEADAERGLGHLQELTVRPISLEIRNEAVEGKTIKEIKPLVNRDFVISRIRHCDGDKQTELVNSTTVFHMHDEILVIANPIDVEAITVFFGKQVNVEWDFQNKQLISRKILITKPELNGKTLAQLKIRNNFGASITRVNRSGVDLVATPNLQLQMGDRVKIVGSELAVAHAEKILGNSMKRLNHPNLIPIFLGIALGCILGSTPFLFPGIPQPVKLGLAGGPLIVSILISRFGPHYKLITYTTISANLMVREIGISLFLACVGLGAGKGFIETIINEGGYVWIAYGAIITLLPLLIVGIIGRYVYKLNYYTLIGVLSGATTNPPALAYSNDLTSCDAPAVGYATVYPLTMFLRVLTAQILILALA
- a CDS encoding cob(I)yrinic acid a,c-diamide adenosyltransferase, whose protein sequence is MRRIYTRTGDKGMTGIHGGERIPKDDIRIEANGCIDELNAVIGIIRSLLPQEHEWQSLLFTIQKNIMVVMSHVATPSALRDGNPNILPDNLCSFCEEAMDKLMEQMEDNGYFILPGGTPVSAQLQFARTVARRAERRLWTLHKHDPLPEIILRFINRLSDLFFVMARYEMQQQNWTEEKWQSFAYKRKKKE
- a CDS encoding cobyrinate a,c-diamide synthase, which produces MKPQLLIGAATSGSGKTTFTMGLLRALHKRGLRVQPFKCGPDYIDTQFHTLAADHESVNLDIWMASNTHVQHLYNKYGDGADVCVTEGVMGLFDGYQRMQGSSAEIARLLNIPVVLIVSARSTAYSVAPLIYGFKHFNPAVKIAGIVFNQVSSPSHFAYLREACVDAGVECLGYLPMTEGLKIPSRHLGLTLTAKRSMNTLIEQAAELVEKYVDLDKLLSICHRNFPCRYTLPYSSEIGVESFAPSAKKMKIAIARDPAFNFIYRENIDRLSALGSITYFSPVYGSDLPDADLVYLPGGYPELFARQLHRRKKLMEALRTYAEEGGKILAECGGMMFLTRSLTVRQGGTAYAMTGILPLDCTMVGARLHLGYRRIEYKGMELRGHEFHYSNVVAPDAMPSVAKQFTARGMEVSTPLYRYKNVIAGYTHLYWGETDILKLWEV
- a CDS encoding cobyric acid synthase — protein: MKKKLHPIMLAGTGSDVGKSVIAAALCRIFKQDGYQPAPFKAQNMALNSYATPEGLEIGRAQAVQAEAAGVPCHTDMNPLLLKPSSDHTSQVVLNGRPIGNRNAFEYFRKEGREELRQEVNAAFDRLAARYNPIVMEGAGSISEINLRDTDLVNMPMACYADADVILVADIDRGGVFASVYGSVMLQTTEDKKRIKGIIINKFRGDIRLFEPGVKMMEDLCGIPVLGVIPYYRNIHIEEEDSVVLDYKRMQAVEGKINIAVVLLRHLSNFTDFNRLERDERVHLYYTNNTEDLAKADIILLPGSKSTLDDLYELRRNGVAQAVLRAHREGVTVMGICGGYQLMGLEIHDPEGVEGEIRQLPGLGLLPVITTMQGEKVTRQVNFHFLENAETCQGYEIHMGETRPVPGVSVVPLNKLEDGGEDGCFVNQKCMGSYIHGILDNQAFIDYLLEPYAEKLECHTVLDYRTYKEEQYDKLAEHVRSHLNLPLLYQIMSGND